A single region of the Glycine max cultivar Williams 82 chromosome 20, Glycine_max_v4.0, whole genome shotgun sequence genome encodes:
- the LOC100790936 gene encoding probable arabinosyltransferase ARAD1, with protein MPVIAAKPNKNPSLYVPKLFLLCTLFSILSLALFLFLIFPTATTTTTLHPSLSPFSSSTINVYVADLPRSLNYALLHTYWSSFSDSRLPTDADHTTPPSSLHQTAKIPPYPENPLIKQYSAEYWITGDLMTPPQHRATSFAKRVLDPLLADVVFVPFFATLSAEMQLGANKGAFRKKHDNDDYKRQRQVMDAVKNTHAWNRSGGRDHVFVLTDPVAMWHVKDEIAPAVLLVVDFGGWYRLDSRGGSNCSESDVIPHTQVSVIKDVIVPYTHLLPRLDLSDNKERHQLLYFKGAKHRHRGGIIREKLWDLLVSEPGVIMEEGFPNATGREQSIKGMQTSEFCLHPAGDTPTSCRLFDAIQSLCIPVIVSDNIELPFEGMVDYAEFSVFAAVSDALKPSWLVSHLQSFSKEQKDRFRQNMARVQPIFVYDNGHPGGIGPIPADGAVNHIWKKVHQKLPMIKEAIIRERRKPPGVSVPRRCHCT; from the exons ATGCCTGTGATCGCGGCAAAGCCCAACAAAAACCCCTCCTTATACGTCCCCAAGCTCTTCCTCCTCTGCACCCTCTTCTCCATTCTCTCCCTcgccctcttcctcttcctcatctTCCCCACCGCCACAACAACAACCACCCTCCACCCTTCTCTCTCTCCATTCTCCTCTTCCACAATCAACGTCTACGTCGCCGACCTCCCTCGATCCCTCAACTACGCCCTCCTCCACACCTACTGGTCCTCTTTCTCCGATTCCCGTCTCCCCACCGATGCCGATCACACCACTCCCCCTTCCTCCCTCCATCAGACGGCTAAGATTCCCCCTTACCCCGAGAACCCACTCATCAAACAGTACAGCGCCGAGTACTGGATCACGGGCGACCTCATGACCCCTCCCCAACACCGCGCCACCTCCTTCGCGAAGCGCGTCCTCGACCCGCTTCTCGCCGACGTCGTTTTCGTCCCCTTCTTCGCCACGCTCAGCGCCGAAATGCAGCTCGGCGCCAACAAAGGCGCCTTCAGAAAGAAGCACGACAACGACGATTACAAGCGGCAGAGGCAGGTCATGGACGCCGTTAAAAACACCCATGCCTGGAACCGCTCCGGCGGACGTGACCACGTGTTTGTGCTAACCG ACCCGGTGGCGATGTGGCATGTCAAGGACGAGATTGCCCCTGCTGTTCTGCTTGTTGTGGATTTTGGCGGTTGGTACCGGCTTGACTCCCGAGGTGGTTCAAACTGTAGCGAGAGTGATGTGATTCCGCACACGCAAGTTTCTGTGATTAAAGATGTGATTGTGCCGTACACACATCTGCTGCCCAGGTTGGACTTGTCGGATAACAAGGAGCGGCACCAGCTTCTGTATTTTAAAGGAGCTAAACATAGGCACCGG GGAGGTATAATCAGAGAGAAGTTATGGGATCTATTGGTTAGTGAACCTGGTGTTATAATGGAGGAAGGTTTCCCTAATGCAACTGGGCGAGAACAATCAATAAAAGGGATGCAAACATCAGAGTTTTGCCTGCATCCAGCTGGGGATACACCCACTTCATGCCGACTTTTTGATGCAATTCAAAGTCTTTGTATACCTGTCATTGTCAGCGACAACATTGAGCTTCCATTTGAAGGTATGGTGGATTATGCAGAATTTTCTGTCTTCGCAGCAGTTAGTGATGCCCTGAAACCAAGCTGGCTAGTCAGTCATCTTCAAAGCTTTTCAAAAGAGCAGAAAGACAGATTCCGCCAAAATATGGCTCGGGTACAGCCCATCTTTGTCTATGATAATGGCCATCCAGGTGGTATTGGACCAATACCTGCGGATGGTGCAGTGAATCATATATGGAAGAAAGTTCACCAAAAACTGCCAAtgataaaagaagccataattcGAGAGAGAAGAAAACCACCTGGTGTTTCAGTTCCACGGCGTTGTCATTGTACTTGA
- the LOC100810229 gene encoding probable leucine-rich repeat receptor-like protein kinase At1g35710 — protein MLSSWSTQQDCCGWRGVKCDNITTRVTQLSLPCSTIPPTYIDEEDKSHCLTGSIYLSLLLLEFEFLNYLDLSNNDFLAIKFDSMHSQNCHNLSVATPPRQCVNSSALRYLDLSLNENLAMNSLQWLCFISSLEYLNLNGINLHKETNWLQLVTMLPSLSELRMDGCQLKDLSPSLQYANFTALRVLDLSKNKFYSELPKWLFNLSCGISDIYLYSSSLRGQLPKALLNLQLLEALILESNNLSGPIPNWLGELEHLQYLNLVRNMFFGSIPINLGNLSSLIVLAVGRNQLTGVVSERNFVKLSKLKILDIYSSPPLIFDFESHWVPPFQLEILVFGFAGPYLPEWLYAQRSIELLCICESSFKAQGKFWNFVSRVTELQLRENLIDGDLSNVLLNSTFLDVSSNDLKGYLPQLSSNVVFNL, from the coding sequence ATGCTCTCTTCATGGTCCACCCAACAAGATTGTTGTGGATGGAGAGGAGTCAAGTGTGACAACATCACAACTAGAGTTACTCAACTTAGTCTCCCATGTTCTACGATTCCTCCAACTTACATTGACGAAGAAGATAAATCACACTGCCTCACAGGTTCCATTTACCTATCCTTGTTGTTGTTGgagtttgaatttttaaattacttggaTTTGAGCAATAATgacttcttagctatcaagttTGATTCTATGCATAGTCAGAATTGTCATAACCTATCTGTAGCTACTCCTCCTCGCCAGTGTGTAAACTCTTCAGCTCTTCGATATCTTGACCTATCACTTAACGAGAATCTTGCCATGAATAGTCTTCAGTGGCTTTGTTTCATTTCCTCCTTGGAATATCTCAACCTCAATGGCATTAATCTTCACAAGGAAACTAATTGGCTTCAACTTGTAACTATGCTTCCATCACTTTCAGAGCTCCGCATGGATGGTTGTCAACTTAAAGACTTGAGTCCGTCTCTTCAATATGCTAATTTTACTGCACTCCGAGTTCTTGatctttctaaaaataaattttactccGAGTTGCCTAAATGGTTATTCAACCTTAGTTGTGGCATCTCTGATATTTACCTTTACTCAAGTTCTTTAAGAGGACAACTACCAAAGGCATTGTTAAAtcttcaactcttggaagcCTTGATATTGGAATCCAATAACTTAAGTGGACCAATTCCAAATTGGTTAGGCGAACTTGAACATTTACAATATCTTAATCTTGTAAGAAACATGTTTTTTGGATCCATTCCCATAAATTTGGGAAACCTTTCATCCTTAATTGTCTTGGCTGTTGGCCGAAATCAATTGACAGGAGTTGTGTCTGAGAGAAATTTCGTCAAACTgtcaaaattaaagatattggATATATACTCATCACCTccattaatatttgattttgagTCCCACTGGGTTCCACCTTTTCAACTTGAAATACTAGTTTTTGGGTTTGCAGGTCCCTATCTTCCTGAGTGGTTATATGCACAAAGATCTATTGAACTTCTGTGTATTTGCGAATCATCATTTAAGGCCCAaggcaaattttggaattttgtaTCAAGAGTGACTGAACTTCAGTTACGAGAAAATTTGATAGATGGGGACTTGTCAAACGTGTTGTTGAACTCTACATTCTTAGATGTATCATCAAATGATCTGAAAGGTTACCTGCCTCAATTATCATCCAACGTGGTCTTTAATTTGTGA